One stretch of Pseudomonas fluorescens Q2-87 DNA includes these proteins:
- a CDS encoding DUF6124 family protein has product MKLKPKSETSDNPNTIFRIAADVDSECLLANLSESLASANAMISDLAFDLEGPRRHVALRILQVIELSELLANRTLDIVVVR; this is encoded by the coding sequence TTGAAGTTGAAGCCTAAAAGCGAAACGTCTGACAATCCCAACACCATTTTCCGCATTGCTGCTGATGTTGATTCTGAATGTTTGCTTGCGAATCTCAGTGAGAGCTTGGCTTCGGCAAACGCGATGATCAGTGATTTGGCGTTTGATCTTGAAGGACCGCGGCGGCATGTGGCGTTGAGGATTTTGCAGGTGATTGAGTTGAGTGAGCTGTTGGCGAATCGGACGCTGGATATTGTTGTGGTGAGGTAG